Proteins encoded by one window of Pseudochaenichthys georgianus chromosome 9, fPseGeo1.2, whole genome shotgun sequence:
- the tchp gene encoding trichoplein keratin filament-binding protein isoform X2, translating into MALPRLAGQMARQREQEARQRQQWELHARYYREQGVRSQKQEAWSSRNSYQQSMSAYHRQRLKEEKMACLEQRRNRLRTMLQEERERLEAELRGVVPDRSSAAGQLVQKTEELRTAREERRKKLAQELLREHWKTNNTELREVESALHKDHVVGQWQEQITERKQEEVAEKKEKKRFENEYERTRKEALERMKQAEEKRNAEERKRAEELRKQMEELKLREEEATRLKKEQAALLVKQWELEKAEGERKTVEQKRKKCEMGQFLIRQYRAQLKRRAQQVQEELEADRKILAALLEGQQEDTRTETTRRERAIADAAWMKHVIEEQLELEREREAEFDILRREEAQRMWEKREAQWEKERKARERLMLEVLAGRQQQLELKLQKNREAQEESLKRREQLIQDLELEKETRQQEKEQEEGHKTARMEEINAQVEQRHQQQWEERCRLEEEEEEDKEALQIQEEELRLEIQRMADKGYQEKTRSRPRSAWT; encoded by the exons ATGGCGTTGCCGAGGCTGGCCGGTCAGATGGCCCGGCAGCGGGAGCAGGAGGCCCGGCAGCGGCAGCAGTGGGAGCTGCACGCCCGGTACTACAGAGAGCAGGGGGTCCGCAGCCAGAAGCAGGAGGCCTGGAGCTCCAGAAACTCCTACCAGCAGAG TATGTCAGCATACCATAGACAAAGGTTAAAAGAGGAAAAGATGGCCTGCCTGGAGCAGCGCAGGAACCGACTGAGGACCATGCTTCAAGAGGAGCGAGAGCGTCTGGAGGCGGAGCTCCGAGGTGTCGTTCCTGACAGGAGCTCAGCGGCAGGTCAGCTGGTGCAAAAGACTGAGGAACTCCGTACAGCAAGAGAGGAAAGGAGAAAAAAG CTTGCACAAGAGCTGCTAAGGGAGCACTGGAAGACAAACAACACAGAGTTGCGAGAG GTCGAGTCAGCATTACATAAAGATCATGTTGTCGGCCAATGGCAGGAGCAGATAACTGAGAGGAAACAG GAAGAAGTGGCCGAGAAGAAGGAGAAAAAACGCTTTGAAAATGAGTACGAGAGGACCAGAAAAGAGGCTCTGGAGAGGATGAAGCAAGCCGAGGAGAAAAGGAACGCGGAGGAGCGGAAGAGGGCAGAGGAACTTCGCAAACAAATGGAAGAACTGAAGCTGAGGGAAGAGGAG GCAACTCGCCTGAAGAAGGAGCAAGCGGCTCTGCTGGTCAAACAATGGGAGCTGGAGAAGGCCGAGGGGGAAAGGAAGACGGTTGAGCAAAAGAGAAAGAAGTGTGAGATGGG GCAATTCTTGATCCGTCAGTATCGTGCTCAGCTCAAGAGGAGAGCCCAGCAAGTGCAGGAGGAACTG GAGGCCGACCGTAAGATCCTGGCAGCCTTGCTGGAAGGACAGCAGGAGGACACGAGGACAGAGACCACGCGGAGGGAAAGGGCCATCGCTGATGCTGCCTGGATGAAACACGTGATTGAAGAGCAGCTTGAGTTGGAGCGGGAGAGGGAGGCTGAGTTTGACATCCTACGCAG AGAAGAGGCTCAGCGTATGTGGGAGAAGCGAGAAGCACAGTGGGAGAAGGAGAGGAAAGCCAGAGAACGACTCATGCTAGAg GTACTTGCTGGGAGACAGCAGCAGCTTGAGCTTAAGTTGCAGAAGAACAGAGAAGCCCAGGAGGAGTCCCTAAAGAGACGAGAACAGCTGATCCAGGATCTGGAGCTGGAGAAGGAGACCAGGCAGCAGGagaaggagcaggaggaggggcATAAGACGGCACGGATGGAAGAGATAAATGCTCAG GTGGAGCAGCGGCACCAACAGCAGTGGGAGGAGCGGTGCAGattggaggaggaagaggaggaggacaaGGAGGCTCTTCAAATCCAGGAGGAGGAGCTGAGGCTAGAGATACAGAGGATGGCCGATAAAGGGTACCAGGAAAAG ACTCGAAGCAGACCTCGATCAGCGTGGACATGA
- the gltpa gene encoding glycolipid transfer protein — MALLMEHQFRQMPVDRQVETRPFLEAVSYLPPFFDCLGSAIFAPLKVDLASNITKIKAVYETNPVRFKTLQQILEAEKEIHGAAWPKTGATLALLWLKRGLRFIQVFLQSLVDGEKDDSNPNLIRVNVAKAYEIALKRYHGWFVQQLFKAVLFGSPYKTDFMKALSKGRDIKEEECLEKIRKFLVNFTATVDAIYDIYTKLNAELDYTV, encoded by the exons ATGGCTCTGCTAATGGAGCACCAGTTCAGACAGATGCCTGTTGACAGACAGGTGGAAACAAGACCGTTTCTGGAGGCTGTGTCATACCTTCCACCATTCTTCG ACTGCCTTGGTTCTGCTATCTTTGCACCATTAAAGGTGGACTTAGCTAGTAACATCACA AAAATCAAGGCAGTTTACGAAACCAACCCGGTGCGATTCAAGACACTGCAGCAGATTCTTGAGGCAGAGAAGGAAATACACGGCGCAGCATGGCCCAAAACTGGAGCTACATTGGCACTTCTGTGGCtgaaaag GGGTCTACGATTTATTCAAGTCTTCCTACAGAGCCTGGTGGATGGTGAAAAGGATGATAGCAACCCAAACCTCATTCGAGTCAATGTTGCCAAGGCCTATGAAATAGCCCTGAAAAGATACCATGGCTGGTTTGTGCAGCAGCTCTTCAAG GCAGTTCTTTTTGGTTCTCCATATAAAACAGATTTTATGAAGGCCCTTTCCAAGGGTCGGGATATCAAGGAAGAGGAATGCTTGGAAAAAATCAGAAAGTTCCTCGTCAACTTCACTGCCACTGTTGATGCTATTTATGATATATACACTAAGCTGAACGCTGAACTTGACTACACAGTGTGA
- the tchp gene encoding trichoplein keratin filament-binding protein isoform X1 — MELKCFSSCRFITRSMALPRLAGQMARQREQEARQRQQWELHARYYREQGVRSQKQEAWSSRNSYQQSMSAYHRQRLKEEKMACLEQRRNRLRTMLQEERERLEAELRGVVPDRSSAAGQLVQKTEELRTAREERRKKLAQELLREHWKTNNTELREVESALHKDHVVGQWQEQITERKQEEVAEKKEKKRFENEYERTRKEALERMKQAEEKRNAEERKRAEELRKQMEELKLREEEATRLKKEQAALLVKQWELEKAEGERKTVEQKRKKCEMGQFLIRQYRAQLKRRAQQVQEELEADRKILAALLEGQQEDTRTETTRRERAIADAAWMKHVIEEQLELEREREAEFDILRREEAQRMWEKREAQWEKERKARERLMLEVLAGRQQQLELKLQKNREAQEESLKRREQLIQDLELEKETRQQEKEQEEGHKTARMEEINAQVEQRHQQQWEERCRLEEEEEEDKEALQIQEEELRLEIQRMADKGYQEKTRSRPRSAWT; from the exons atggagctcaaatgcttttcctcttgcaggtttatcacaag GTCTATGGCGTTGCCGAGGCTGGCCGGTCAGATGGCCCGGCAGCGGGAGCAGGAGGCCCGGCAGCGGCAGCAGTGGGAGCTGCACGCCCGGTACTACAGAGAGCAGGGGGTCCGCAGCCAGAAGCAGGAGGCCTGGAGCTCCAGAAACTCCTACCAGCAGAG TATGTCAGCATACCATAGACAAAGGTTAAAAGAGGAAAAGATGGCCTGCCTGGAGCAGCGCAGGAACCGACTGAGGACCATGCTTCAAGAGGAGCGAGAGCGTCTGGAGGCGGAGCTCCGAGGTGTCGTTCCTGACAGGAGCTCAGCGGCAGGTCAGCTGGTGCAAAAGACTGAGGAACTCCGTACAGCAAGAGAGGAAAGGAGAAAAAAG CTTGCACAAGAGCTGCTAAGGGAGCACTGGAAGACAAACAACACAGAGTTGCGAGAG GTCGAGTCAGCATTACATAAAGATCATGTTGTCGGCCAATGGCAGGAGCAGATAACTGAGAGGAAACAG GAAGAAGTGGCCGAGAAGAAGGAGAAAAAACGCTTTGAAAATGAGTACGAGAGGACCAGAAAAGAGGCTCTGGAGAGGATGAAGCAAGCCGAGGAGAAAAGGAACGCGGAGGAGCGGAAGAGGGCAGAGGAACTTCGCAAACAAATGGAAGAACTGAAGCTGAGGGAAGAGGAG GCAACTCGCCTGAAGAAGGAGCAAGCGGCTCTGCTGGTCAAACAATGGGAGCTGGAGAAGGCCGAGGGGGAAAGGAAGACGGTTGAGCAAAAGAGAAAGAAGTGTGAGATGGG GCAATTCTTGATCCGTCAGTATCGTGCTCAGCTCAAGAGGAGAGCCCAGCAAGTGCAGGAGGAACTG GAGGCCGACCGTAAGATCCTGGCAGCCTTGCTGGAAGGACAGCAGGAGGACACGAGGACAGAGACCACGCGGAGGGAAAGGGCCATCGCTGATGCTGCCTGGATGAAACACGTGATTGAAGAGCAGCTTGAGTTGGAGCGGGAGAGGGAGGCTGAGTTTGACATCCTACGCAG AGAAGAGGCTCAGCGTATGTGGGAGAAGCGAGAAGCACAGTGGGAGAAGGAGAGGAAAGCCAGAGAACGACTCATGCTAGAg GTACTTGCTGGGAGACAGCAGCAGCTTGAGCTTAAGTTGCAGAAGAACAGAGAAGCCCAGGAGGAGTCCCTAAAGAGACGAGAACAGCTGATCCAGGATCTGGAGCTGGAGAAGGAGACCAGGCAGCAGGagaaggagcaggaggaggggcATAAGACGGCACGGATGGAAGAGATAAATGCTCAG GTGGAGCAGCGGCACCAACAGCAGTGGGAGGAGCGGTGCAGattggaggaggaagaggaggaggacaaGGAGGCTCTTCAAATCCAGGAGGAGGAGCTGAGGCTAGAGATACAGAGGATGGCCGATAAAGGGTACCAGGAAAAG ACTCGAAGCAGACCTCGATCAGCGTGGACATGA